A section of the Rhizobium sp. BG4 genome encodes:
- a CDS encoding alpha/beta hydrolase: MKMSTSHCMIITAIAAFLLSGTISSASADALPPYKDELFSAQTVMQTSDNGAFETINYDEMRDINGRDQIPEQRVQQKYVSLGIRKLQQDETLSLDGHRIDVTRVGPTDNAAFTVIFIHGRDGTRRLGANDFTFGGNFNRVKNLVAGNGGTYYSPTVRTFDSDGVANIVELIRYASERSGGRPVILSCASMGSQICWGVTRDPASVKRLKGMLIVSGVTDPDFTKSAFYKAKLPMYFAHGSRDPVYAATDQQGLFEALYKSKYPTRFTLFDTGNHGTPIRMIDWRKVLNWILAS, from the coding sequence ATGAAAATGTCCACAAGTCATTGCATGATTATCACCGCAATTGCGGCCTTTTTGCTGTCCGGCACCATAAGCAGTGCTTCGGCGGACGCGCTGCCGCCCTACAAGGACGAGCTGTTTTCGGCGCAGACTGTGATGCAGACGTCCGATAACGGCGCCTTCGAAACCATCAATTACGACGAAATGCGCGATATCAACGGCCGCGACCAGATCCCGGAGCAGCGGGTCCAGCAGAAATATGTGTCGCTCGGCATCCGCAAGCTGCAGCAGGACGAAACCCTTTCACTGGACGGGCACCGGATCGATGTCACCAGGGTGGGACCGACTGACAATGCGGCCTTCACCGTGATCTTCATTCACGGCCGCGACGGCACGCGCAGGCTCGGCGCCAACGACTTCACCTTCGGCGGCAACTTCAACCGGGTGAAGAACCTCGTCGCCGGAAATGGCGGCACCTATTATTCGCCGACGGTCAGGACTTTCGACAGCGACGGCGTTGCCAACATCGTCGAACTGATCCGCTATGCCAGCGAAAGGTCGGGCGGGCGGCCCGTCATCCTGTCCTGCGCCTCGATGGGCAGCCAGATCTGCTGGGGCGTCACCCGCGATCCGGCAAGCGTCAAGCGCCTCAAGGGCATGCTGATCGTGAGCGGCGTCACCGATCCCGATTTCACCAAGAGTGCCTTCTACAAGGCCAAGCTGCCGATGTATTTCGCCCATGGCAGCCGCGACCCGGTCTATGCAGCTACCGACCAGCAGGGCCTGTTCGAAGCGCTCTACAAGTCCAAGTATCCGACGCGCTTCACGCTGTTCGATACCGGCAACCACGGAACGCCGATCCGGATGATCGACTGGCGCAAGGTGCTGAACTGGATTCTCGCTTCTTAG
- the tpiA gene encoding triose-phosphate isomerase, which translates to MTPDVRPLVAGNWKMNGTRDSLDQIKAIAEGVKGPLSSKVEALICPPATLLYVATALCTDSPLAIGAQDCHQKPSGAHTGDISAEMIADCFGTYVIVGHSERRTDHAETDHLVRAKAEAAFAAELTAIICIGETADERKAGQTLDIIKRQLSASVPEAANAENTVIAYEPVWAIGTGLTPTVEDVEKAHAFMRAELTARFGAEGKKVRILYGGSVKPSNAKELMGVANVDGALIGGASLKAADFLAIYGAYKELTA; encoded by the coding sequence ATGACACCTGACGTGCGTCCGCTCGTGGCGGGGAACTGGAAAATGAACGGTACCCGCGACTCCCTCGATCAGATCAAGGCGATCGCAGAAGGTGTCAAAGGCCCGCTCTCGTCGAAGGTCGAAGCGCTGATCTGCCCGCCGGCGACGCTGCTCTACGTGGCGACGGCGCTCTGCACCGACAGCCCGCTGGCGATCGGCGCGCAGGATTGCCACCAGAAGCCGTCAGGCGCCCATACGGGTGATATTTCCGCCGAGATGATTGCCGATTGCTTCGGCACCTATGTCATCGTCGGCCATTCCGAGCGCCGCACCGATCATGCCGAGACCGACCATCTGGTGCGCGCCAAGGCGGAAGCCGCTTTTGCGGCCGAACTGACGGCGATCATCTGCATCGGCGAGACCGCCGACGAACGCAAGGCCGGCCAGACGCTCGATATCATCAAGCGCCAGCTTTCGGCCTCGGTTCCTGAAGCGGCGAACGCCGAGAATACCGTGATTGCCTATGAACCCGTATGGGCGATCGGCACCGGCCTGACGCCGACTGTCGAGGACGTAGAGAAGGCGCATGCCTTCATGCGCGCCGAGCTGACGGCCCGTTTCGGCGCCGAAGGCAAGAAGGTGCGCATTCTCTATGGCGGCTCTGTCAAGCCTTCGAACGCGAAGGAGCTGATGGGCGTTGCCAATGTCGACGGCGCATTGATCGGCGGCGCGAGCTTGAAAGCGGCCGACTTCCTCGCCATCTACGGCGCATACAAGGAACTCACTGCCTAA
- the secG gene encoding preprotein translocase subunit SecG produces MQTVLIVIHLMIVLALVGVVLIQRSEGGGLGIGGGSGFMSARGTANALTRTTAILATLFFLTSLGLGILTRYQGNPTDILNRIPATSGQGNGILDSLGGGAKPPANQPANNGVPNSGAAAPAPAAPAPAAQAPAASAPAAPAAQAPAATAPAADAPAATPAPATPATPAAPAQPGGVPTGQ; encoded by the coding sequence ATGCAGACCGTATTGATTGTCATCCACCTCATGATCGTGCTGGCGCTTGTCGGCGTGGTGCTCATCCAGCGTTCGGAAGGCGGCGGCCTCGGCATCGGCGGCGGTTCCGGCTTCATGTCGGCGCGCGGCACGGCCAATGCCCTGACCCGCACGACGGCGATCCTGGCGACCCTGTTCTTCCTGACGTCGCTCGGCCTCGGCATTCTGACGCGCTACCAGGGCAACCCGACCGACATTCTGAACCGAATTCCGGCGACGAGCGGTCAGGGCAACGGCATTCTCGATTCGCTGGGCGGCGGCGCAAAGCCTCCGGCAAATCAGCCGGCCAATAACGGCGTTCCGAACAGCGGCGCAGCTGCTCCGGCTCCTGCAGCACCTGCACCGGCCGCTCAGGCACCGGCTGCATCGGCTCCGGCCGCTCCCGCTGCCCAGGCACCGGCTGCTACGGCTCCTGCCGCAGACGCTCCGGCCGCAACGCCGGCCCCGGCAACGCCCGCTACTCCTGCCGCTCCGGCCCAGCCGGGTGGCGTACCGACCGGACAATAA
- a CDS encoding CTP synthase, with protein sequence MARYVFITGGVVSSLGKGIAAAALGALLQARGYRVRLRKLDPYLNVDPGTMSPTQHGEVFVTDDGAETDLDLGHYERFTGRSATKTDNITTGRIYKNIIDKERRGDYLGATVQVIPHVTNEIKDFVIEGNDDYDFVICEIGGTVGDIEAMPFMEAIRQLGNDLPRGTAIYLHLTLMPYIPAAGELKTKPTQHSVKELQALGIHPDILLVRADREIPEAERRKLSLFCNVRPSAVIQALDVANIYDVPMAYHKEGLDNEVLAAFGIEPAPKPRLDQWEEVCNRIRTPEGEVTIAIVGKYTGLKDAYKSLIEALHHGGIANRVKVKLEWIESEVFEKEDPAPYLEKVHGILVPGGFGERGSEGKILAARFARERKVPYFGICFGMQMAVIEAARSLAGVEDASSTEFGPAKEPVVGLMTEWVKGNELQKRNASGDLGGTMRLGAYKAALKKGTKIADIYGSTDISERHRHRYEVNIDYKDRLENCGLVFSGMSPDGVLPETIEYPDHPWFIGVQYHPELKSRPLDPHPLFASFIEAATEQSRLV encoded by the coding sequence ATGGCGCGATACGTATTCATCACTGGCGGCGTGGTTTCCTCTCTCGGTAAAGGAATTGCGGCCGCGGCTCTCGGAGCGTTGCTGCAGGCCCGTGGTTATCGGGTGCGGCTTCGCAAGCTCGACCCCTATCTGAACGTGGACCCGGGCACTATGAGCCCGACCCAGCACGGCGAAGTCTTCGTCACTGACGACGGCGCGGAAACCGATCTCGATCTCGGCCACTACGAGCGCTTCACCGGGCGTTCGGCGACCAAGACCGACAACATCACCACCGGCCGCATCTACAAGAATATCATCGACAAGGAACGCCGCGGCGACTATCTCGGCGCCACCGTCCAGGTCATTCCGCACGTCACGAACGAGATCAAGGATTTCGTCATCGAGGGCAATGACGACTACGACTTCGTCATTTGCGAAATCGGCGGCACGGTCGGCGACATCGAAGCGATGCCGTTCATGGAAGCGATCCGCCAGCTAGGCAACGACCTGCCGCGCGGCACGGCGATCTACCTGCACCTGACGCTGATGCCGTATATTCCGGCAGCGGGCGAACTGAAGACCAAGCCGACGCAGCATTCCGTAAAGGAACTGCAAGCGCTCGGCATTCACCCCGATATCCTGCTTGTTCGCGCCGACCGGGAAATCCCGGAAGCGGAACGCCGCAAGCTCTCGCTGTTCTGCAACGTCCGCCCGTCGGCCGTTATCCAGGCGCTCGACGTCGCCAATATCTACGACGTGCCGATGGCCTACCACAAGGAAGGCCTCGACAACGAAGTGCTCGCCGCCTTCGGCATCGAACCGGCTCCGAAGCCGCGTCTCGACCAGTGGGAAGAAGTCTGCAACCGTATCCGCACGCCTGAGGGCGAGGTGACGATCGCGATCGTCGGCAAGTACACGGGTCTCAAGGACGCCTACAAGTCGCTGATCGAGGCACTGCATCACGGCGGCATCGCCAACCGCGTCAAGGTCAAGCTCGAGTGGATCGAATCCGAAGTCTTCGAAAAGGAAGATCCGGCGCCGTATCTCGAGAAGGTCCACGGCATTCTCGTTCCCGGCGGCTTCGGCGAACGCGGCTCCGAGGGCAAGATCCTGGCGGCGCGTTTCGCCCGCGAGCGCAAAGTGCCGTATTTCGGCATCTGCTTCGGCATGCAGATGGCCGTCATCGAAGCGGCCCGCAGCCTTGCCGGCGTCGAAGATGCGTCCTCGACCGAATTCGGCCCTGCCAAGGAACCGGTCGTCGGCCTGATGACCGAATGGGTCAAGGGCAACGAGCTGCAGAAGCGCAACGCTTCGGGCGATCTCGGCGGCACGATGCGTCTCGGCGCCTACAAGGCGGCCCTGAAGAAGGGCACCAAGATCGCCGACATCTATGGCTCGACCGATATTTCCGAGCGTCACCGCCACCGCTACGAAGTCAATATCGACTACAAGGACCGGCTGGAGAACTGCGGCCTCGTCTTCTCCGGCATGTCGCCTGATGGCGTGCTGCCCGAGACGATCGAATATCCTGACCATCCCTGGTTCATCGGCGTTCAGTACCACCCGGAACTGAAGTCCCGCCCGCTCGACCCGCATCCGCTCTTCGCCAGCTTCATCGAAGCGGCAACCGAGCAGAGCCGCCTGGTCTGA
- a CDS encoding antitoxin MazE family protein produces the protein MSSNVSARVKKRRDNLRAAGLRPVQIWVPDTRRPGFLDECRRQSAVVAKADADDAGLHGFMEEALADLDPAEE, from the coding sequence ATGTCGTCTAATGTCAGCGCTCGCGTGAAAAAGAGACGGGACAACCTCAGGGCTGCTGGTCTAAGGCCGGTGCAGATCTGGGTTCCCGATACCCGCCGCCCGGGATTTCTCGACGAATGCCGCCGCCAATCGGCGGTCGTTGCCAAGGCTGATGCCGATGACGCCGGCCTCCATGGGTTCATGGAAGAGGCGCTGGCGGACCTGGATCCCGCCGAAGAATGA
- a CDS encoding type II toxin-antitoxin system PemK/MazF family toxin → MRRGDLVTVALSGDFGKPRPALIIQSDNFDATDTVTLLLISGTLVDAPLLRLTIDPDAENGLRKPSQIMIDKAMTVRRDRIGQHVGRVSDEAMISVTRSLALFLGIA, encoded by the coding sequence ATGAGACGTGGCGATCTGGTGACCGTCGCACTCTCGGGCGACTTCGGCAAACCGCGCCCGGCGCTTATCATCCAATCCGACAATTTCGATGCGACCGATACCGTGACGCTGCTGCTGATTTCGGGAACGCTTGTTGACGCACCGCTCCTGAGGCTGACGATCGATCCGGATGCGGAAAATGGCCTGCGGAAGCCGTCACAGATCATGATCGACAAAGCGATGACTGTCAGACGCGATCGCATCGGCCAGCATGTCGGCCGGGTGAGCGACGAGGCGATGATATCGGTCACCCGTTCACTTGCGCTGTTTCTCGGCATTGCATGA
- a CDS encoding SRPBCC family protein, whose amino-acid sequence MKSPRTTTVSRVIHAPPAAIYAAFLDADAVATWLPPGDMRGVVHAFEGREGGAFSMSLIYADDESEMTGKTSEKTDRFSGRFARLVPDTLVVWATTFDSADADFAGEMIVSTHLLVADHGTEVTMVTENIPPGIRLEDNEMGCREALQQLADYLGG is encoded by the coding sequence ATGAAATCTCCCCGCACCACGACCGTCTCCCGCGTCATCCATGCGCCTCCCGCCGCTATTTACGCGGCGTTTCTCGACGCTGATGCCGTCGCGACCTGGTTGCCTCCCGGTGACATGCGTGGCGTCGTCCATGCCTTCGAGGGACGGGAAGGCGGGGCGTTCAGCATGTCGCTGATCTATGCCGACGATGAGAGCGAGATGACCGGCAAGACGTCGGAGAAAACGGACCGCTTCTCCGGGCGGTTCGCCAGGCTTGTTCCGGATACGCTCGTCGTGTGGGCGACGACCTTCGACAGTGCCGATGCCGATTTCGCCGGTGAGATGATCGTCAGCACACATTTGCTTGTAGCCGACCACGGCACGGAAGTGACGATGGTGACGGAGAACATTCCGCCGGGTATCCGTCTCGAAGACAACGAGATGGGCTGCCGGGAGGCGCTGCAGCAGCTCGCCGACTATCTGGGCGGCTGA